The Bradyrhizobium ottawaense genome window below encodes:
- a CDS encoding DNA-3-methyladenine glycosylase I, which yields MSRAPRLHPDGKTRCPWPGDDPFYVAYHDTEWGVPEYDDRALYEKLILDGFQAGLSWITILRKRDNFRKAFDDFQPEKIARYNAKKVHALMNDAGIVRNRAKIDGTIASAKSYLDIMEKGPGFSQLLWDFMGGKPLVNHFKTTASVPASTPLSVQISKELSSRGFKFVGPTIVYAFMQATGMVNDHLVDCHCHASCSKTQRKPRLKVK from the coding sequence ATGAGCCGAGCCCCTCGCCTGCATCCCGACGGAAAGACCCGCTGCCCCTGGCCGGGCGATGACCCGTTCTACGTTGCCTATCACGACACCGAATGGGGCGTGCCGGAATATGACGACCGCGCGCTGTACGAAAAGCTGATCCTCGACGGTTTCCAGGCCGGCCTGTCCTGGATCACGATCCTGCGCAAGCGCGACAATTTCCGCAAAGCCTTCGACGATTTCCAGCCGGAAAAGATCGCGCGCTACAATGCCAAGAAGGTCCACGCGCTGATGAACGATGCCGGCATCGTGCGCAACCGCGCCAAGATCGACGGCACGATCGCGAGCGCGAAGTCTTATCTCGATATCATGGAGAAAGGCCCGGGCTTCTCGCAGCTGCTGTGGGACTTCATGGGCGGAAAGCCGCTCGTCAATCATTTCAAGACCACCGCGAGCGTGCCGGCCTCGACGCCATTGTCGGTGCAAATCTCGAAGGAGCTGTCCTCGCGCGGCTTCAAGTTCGTCGGCCCGACCATCGTCTATGCCTTCATGCAGGCGACCGGCATGGTCAACGACCACCTCGTCGACTGCCACTGTCACGCCAGCTGCAGCAAGACGCAGCGCAAGCCGCGCCTCAAGGTCAAATGA
- a CDS encoding YgfZ/GcvT domain-containing protein: MKSAFLPDRGVVKVAGEDARNFLNGLVTTDLDRLKPGLGRFGALLTPQGKIIVDFLITEVPAGHGGGFLIDCPKALAESFATKLKFYKLRAKVTVENLDLGVLAAWDGQPAAQPDLAFADPRNETLGYRILIPEDLKQKLSDLIGAELVDAADYEAHRIALGVPRGGLDFMYSDAFPHETNMDRLAGVDFDKGCYVGQEVVSRMQHRGTARTRSVKVLLDGPSPEAGATILAGDKPVGTIGSTSGGKGIALVRIDRVADALDAGQPLTAGGLALKLAEPDVVRIPAKQPTA; this comes from the coding sequence ATGAAATCAGCGTTTCTTCCCGACCGGGGCGTGGTCAAGGTCGCGGGCGAGGACGCGCGCAACTTCCTCAACGGCCTGGTCACGACCGACCTCGACAGGCTGAAACCGGGGCTGGGGCGATTCGGCGCGTTGCTGACGCCGCAGGGCAAGATCATCGTGGATTTCCTGATCACGGAAGTCCCCGCGGGTCACGGCGGCGGGTTCCTGATCGACTGCCCCAAAGCGCTGGCCGAGAGCTTCGCCACCAAGCTGAAATTCTACAAGCTGCGCGCCAAGGTCACGGTGGAAAACCTCGATCTCGGCGTGCTCGCCGCCTGGGACGGCCAGCCTGCGGCGCAGCCCGATCTTGCCTTCGCCGATCCACGCAACGAAACGCTCGGCTATCGCATCCTGATCCCCGAAGATCTCAAGCAGAAGCTCTCCGACCTCATCGGGGCCGAGCTGGTCGATGCGGCCGACTACGAGGCGCACCGCATCGCGCTCGGCGTGCCGCGCGGTGGGCTCGATTTCATGTACAGCGATGCATTCCCGCACGAGACCAACATGGACCGCCTTGCCGGCGTCGATTTCGACAAGGGTTGCTATGTCGGCCAGGAGGTCGTCTCGCGCATGCAGCATCGCGGCACCGCGCGCACCCGCAGCGTGAAGGTACTGCTCGATGGCCCCTCGCCCGAAGCCGGCGCGACCATTCTCGCCGGCGACAAGCCGGTCGGCACCATCGGCTCGACATCCGGCGGCAAGGGCATTGCCCTGGTGCGCATCGACCGTGTCGCCGACGCGCTCGATGCCGGCCAACCCCTCACCGCAGGCGGCCTCGCCTTGAAGCTGGCAGAACCTGACGTCGTCCGTATTCCTGCGAAGCAGCCCACCGCATGA